A window of the Haloarcula litorea genome harbors these coding sequences:
- a CDS encoding alpha/beta hydrolase encodes MTERVHVPGGRRVVATLDRPDADRAVVACPPHPQYGGSRSDRRLRAVSDALAPDVACLRFDYGEWDEGRGERADAENALRWAADRFASVALFGYSFGAGVALRTAASADPDATPAAVSVLAPPGDRAVVAALADVDCPVQIVYGDRDDTVDWRPVVERARELGHAVEALPADHHFLGQDDRLGELAASFLRGRR; translated from the coding sequence GTGACCGAACGCGTCCACGTTCCCGGCGGCCGGCGGGTCGTCGCGACCCTCGACCGGCCCGACGCCGACCGCGCTGTCGTCGCGTGTCCGCCCCACCCGCAGTACGGCGGTTCGCGGTCGGACCGTCGGCTCCGGGCGGTGAGCGACGCGCTCGCGCCCGACGTGGCGTGTCTGCGGTTCGACTACGGCGAGTGGGACGAGGGACGGGGAGAACGGGCAGACGCCGAGAACGCGCTCCGCTGGGCCGCCGACCGCTTCGCGTCGGTCGCCCTGTTCGGCTACAGCTTCGGGGCCGGCGTGGCGCTCCGGACGGCGGCGTCGGCCGATCCGGACGCGACACCCGCGGCCGTCTCCGTCCTCGCCCCGCCCGGGGATCGGGCGGTCGTCGCGGCGCTCGCCGACGTCGACTGTCCGGTGCAGATCGTATACGGCGACCGAGACGACACCGTCGACTGGCGGCCGGTCGTCGAGCGGGCGCGCGAACTCGGCCACGCCGTCGAGGCGCTCCCGGCCGACCACCACTTCCTGGGCCAGGACGACCGGCTCGGCGAACTCGCGGCGTCGTTCCTCCGCGGTCGCCGCTGA
- a CDS encoding PspA/IM30 family protein — protein sequence MGILSRASYVIRSKVNAILDRSEDPAETLDYSYEQLQDELQNVKQGIADLTTQKKRLEIQKRRLEENVEKHNEQARQAVEQDREDLARQALEKKKQKMSQIEDLEGQIADLQSQQDQLVEQKDELQRQIEQFRTKKETMKARHEAAKASKRVNEAMTGAGDEMQDVNRAIERAEERTEEMEARSQAMDELREDGVLEDQISDKSSLEKELEDIEQQGEVDAELDTLKSEMGKADEPESGESPSADADGDTSEVEAELEQELQDDATDVEVDESEVEAELDEIKDTENS from the coding sequence ATGGGAATCCTCTCGCGCGCGTCGTACGTCATCCGGTCGAAGGTCAACGCCATCCTCGACCGGTCGGAAGACCCCGCCGAGACGCTGGACTACAGCTACGAGCAACTGCAAGACGAGCTCCAGAACGTCAAGCAGGGAATCGCGGATCTGACGACCCAGAAGAAGCGACTGGAGATCCAGAAGCGGCGGCTGGAGGAGAACGTCGAGAAGCACAACGAGCAGGCCCGCCAGGCCGTCGAGCAGGACCGCGAGGACCTGGCCCGACAGGCCCTGGAGAAGAAGAAACAGAAGATGAGTCAGATCGAGGACCTGGAGGGACAGATCGCCGACCTCCAGAGCCAGCAGGACCAGCTCGTCGAGCAGAAAGACGAGCTCCAGCGTCAGATCGAGCAGTTCCGCACGAAGAAGGAGACGATGAAGGCCCGCCACGAGGCCGCCAAGGCCTCCAAGCGGGTCAACGAGGCGATGACCGGCGCGGGCGACGAGATGCAGGACGTCAACCGCGCCATCGAGCGCGCGGAGGAGCGCACCGAGGAGATGGAGGCCCGGTCGCAGGCGATGGACGAGCTCCGCGAGGACGGCGTCCTGGAGGACCAGATCTCCGACAAGAGCTCCCTGGAGAAGGAGCTGGAGGACATCGAACAGCAGGGTGAGGTCGACGCCGAACTCGACACGCTGAAGTCGGAGATGGGGAAGGCCGACGAGCCCGAGTCCGGCGAGTCGCCGTCTGCTGACGCGGACGGCGATACCAGCGAGGTCGAGGCCGAACTCGAACAGGAGCTCCAGGACGACGCGACCGACGTCGAGGTCGACGAGAGCGAAGTCGAGGCCGAGCTCGACGAGATCAAGGACACGGAGAACAGCTAG
- the thrS gene encoding threonine--tRNA ligase — translation MSTVTVTLPDGSTLQVDAGSTVEDVAYEIGPGLGSDTVAGVVDGDLVDKHTSIEDDVALEIVTPSSDEYVDVLRHSAAHVFAQALQREFPEVTLTIGPWTDDGFYYDVADVDLDEDDLETIEAEAQDIIDADYDIERELLDREEAFERYEDNPFKRDILETEAADEDPVSFYEQAEFYDLCQGPHVESTGEIGGFALLEISAAFWRGEEDNETLTRVYGTAFPTEDELEEFLERRRKAQERDHRKIGQEMDLFSIDDTTGPGLPLYEPNGKQILNELSEYVAGLNRDAGYDEVETPHVFRTELWKKSGHYENYVDDMFLLDVNDEEYGLKPMNCPGHATIFDQKSWSYRDLPVRYFEDGKVYRKEQRGELSGLSRTWAFTIDDGHLFVRPDQIEQEVLATVDIILDTLDTFNLDYTVQFATRPEKSVGGDEIWERAESQLEAVLEEQDIDYEVEPGDGAFYGPKIDFAFEDALGRHWDGPTVQLDFNMPERFDLTYTGEDNEDHRPVMIHRALYGSYERFFMVLTEHYDGKFPPWLAPEQVRILPVSDDNIDYCEELAAELDDFRVEIEDRSWTVGRKIQQAHDDRVPYMLIIGDDEEGAGTISVRDRREREEKDIDLAEFRDHLEREVEQQRTDVTFFAGR, via the coding sequence ATGAGTACGGTCACGGTCACGCTGCCGGACGGGTCCACGCTCCAGGTGGACGCCGGCAGCACGGTCGAAGACGTCGCCTACGAAATCGGGCCGGGGCTCGGGTCCGATACGGTGGCCGGCGTCGTGGACGGCGACCTGGTCGACAAGCACACGTCCATCGAGGACGACGTCGCACTCGAGATCGTCACACCGAGCAGCGACGAGTACGTGGACGTGCTGCGTCACTCGGCCGCCCACGTGTTCGCCCAGGCCCTCCAGCGCGAGTTCCCCGAGGTGACACTGACCATCGGACCGTGGACCGACGACGGCTTCTACTACGACGTCGCCGACGTCGACCTCGACGAGGACGATCTGGAGACCATCGAGGCCGAGGCCCAGGACATCATCGACGCCGACTACGACATCGAGCGGGAACTCCTCGACCGCGAGGAGGCCTTCGAGCGCTACGAGGACAACCCGTTCAAGCGGGACATCCTGGAGACCGAGGCCGCCGACGAGGACCCCGTCTCCTTCTACGAGCAGGCGGAGTTCTACGACCTCTGTCAGGGTCCCCACGTCGAGTCGACCGGCGAGATCGGCGGGTTCGCCCTGCTGGAGATCTCGGCGGCCTTCTGGCGCGGCGAGGAGGACAACGAGACGCTCACGCGGGTGTACGGCACCGCCTTCCCGACCGAGGACGAACTCGAGGAGTTCCTCGAACGCCGCCGGAAGGCCCAGGAGCGGGACCACCGGAAGATCGGCCAGGAGATGGACCTGTTCTCCATCGACGACACCACGGGACCGGGCCTCCCGCTGTACGAGCCCAACGGCAAGCAGATCCTCAACGAACTGTCGGAGTACGTCGCCGGCCTGAACCGCGACGCCGGCTACGACGAGGTCGAGACGCCCCACGTCTTCCGGACGGAGCTCTGGAAGAAGTCCGGTCACTACGAGAACTACGTCGACGACATGTTCCTGCTCGACGTCAACGACGAGGAGTACGGGCTGAAGCCGATGAACTGCCCGGGCCACGCGACGATCTTCGACCAGAAGTCCTGGTCCTACCGGGACCTCCCGGTGCGGTACTTCGAGGACGGGAAGGTCTACCGCAAGGAGCAGCGCGGGGAACTGTCGGGCCTGTCCCGGACGTGGGCGTTCACCATCGACGACGGCCACCTGTTCGTCCGCCCCGACCAGATCGAGCAGGAGGTGCTCGCGACGGTCGACATCATCCTCGACACGCTGGACACCTTCAACCTCGACTACACGGTCCAGTTCGCCACCCGCCCCGAGAAGTCCGTCGGCGGCGACGAGATCTGGGAGCGGGCGGAGTCCCAGCTGGAGGCGGTCCTGGAGGAGCAGGACATCGACTACGAGGTCGAGCCCGGCGACGGGGCCTTCTACGGGCCGAAGATCGACTTCGCCTTCGAGGACGCCCTGGGCCGGCACTGGGACGGGCCGACGGTCCAGCTCGACTTCAACATGCCCGAGCGGTTCGACCTGACCTACACCGGCGAGGACAACGAGGACCACCGCCCGGTGATGATCCACCGCGCGCTGTACGGCAGCTACGAGCGGTTCTTCATGGTGTTGACCGAGCACTACGACGGGAAGTTCCCGCCGTGGCTGGCCCCCGAGCAGGTCCGGATCCTCCCGGTCTCCGACGACAACATCGACTACTGCGAGGAGCTGGCCGCCGAGCTCGACGACTTCCGCGTCGAGATCGAGGATCGTTCCTGGACCGTCGGCCGGAAGATCCAGCAGGCCCACGACGACCGGGTGCCGTACATGCTCATCATCGGCGACGACGAGGAAGGGGCCGGTACCATCTCGGTGCGGGACCGCAGGGAACGGGAAGAGAAAGACATCGACCTCGCCGAGTTCCGGGACCACCTCGAACGGGAGGTCGAGCAACAGCGGACCGACGTGACCTTCTTCGCCGGACGGTAG
- a CDS encoding HTH domain-containing protein, whose protein sequence is MQGTDPVGRRRVELLVRSLLPDGYHRQQQDRLDRVDALVADGTFDARSVEVWGDQVPATRAAVRSARGEGIVARVAAFREWAAKNGVSLAPAFAVREVDDSISGEQYRAMRVPAVTLAEFADGRLVCVTPHAGDGGVTTVADRLAALDAGTGTEFSPLERTETGGPDRGGSVPDPVASEDGPIPSE, encoded by the coding sequence ATGCAAGGGACTGACCCGGTGGGGCGTCGCCGCGTGGAGCTGCTCGTCCGGTCGCTGCTCCCGGACGGGTACCACCGGCAACAGCAGGATCGCCTCGACCGCGTGGACGCGCTCGTCGCGGACGGCACGTTCGACGCCAGGTCCGTCGAGGTCTGGGGCGACCAGGTGCCGGCGACGCGGGCCGCGGTCCGCTCGGCGCGCGGCGAGGGAATCGTCGCCCGCGTGGCGGCGTTCCGCGAGTGGGCCGCGAAGAACGGGGTGTCGCTCGCGCCCGCCTTCGCCGTCCGCGAGGTCGACGACTCGATCAGCGGCGAGCAGTACCGGGCGATGCGGGTGCCCGCCGTCACGCTCGCGGAGTTCGCCGACGGCCGCCTCGTCTGCGTGACACCCCACGCCGGCGACGGCGGCGTCACGACCGTCGCCGACCGGCTCGCGGCGCTCGACGCCGGCACGGGGACCGAGTTCTCGCCGCTGGAGCGCACCGAGACGGGGGGTCCCGATCGCGGCGGGAGCGTCCCCGATCCCGTCGCGTCCGAGGACGGCCCGATCCCCTCGGAGTGA
- a CDS encoding universal stress protein: protein MYDNVLVATDGSSGTTETLEHAVSIARDNDATLHGLYVVDKRRYRAAEKDVQDDVRQSLEEEGEVALDDVTVRGEEAGLDVTTRLAEGIPDTVIGEYVESAGIDLVVMGTHGRTGAERVANLGSTTDRVLESSTVPVLVVHIE, encoded by the coding sequence ATGTACGACAACGTACTCGTGGCGACCGACGGCAGCTCGGGGACGACGGAGACGCTGGAACACGCCGTCTCCATCGCCCGGGACAACGACGCGACGCTGCACGGCCTCTACGTCGTCGACAAGCGCCGCTACCGCGCCGCGGAGAAAGACGTCCAGGACGACGTCCGGCAGTCCCTGGAGGAGGAGGGGGAGGTCGCGCTGGACGACGTCACCGTCCGCGGCGAGGAGGCCGGCCTCGACGTGACGACCCGACTGGCCGAGGGGATCCCGGACACGGTCATCGGGGAGTACGTCGAGTCGGCGGGGATCGACCTCGTCGTGATGGGGACCCACGGCCGGACCGGGGCCGAGCGGGTCGCCAACCTCGGCAGCACCACCGACCGGGTGCTGGAGAGTTCGACGGTCCCCGTGCTGGTCGTCCACATCGAGTGA
- a CDS encoding ATPase domain-containing protein, producing MPVATGSETLDSILDGGLPAERTVLVTGGPGTGKSTLAMQFLQAGLDAGEDCLFISTEQTFAELTDAFADFAFDLDHENLTVTSVHATPGETVEGDEGRELTLETLEGGQMLGGDYSAPFESKYITRYLERFAPADRVVLDSVSGLSAIGEDQDVFRRTLLDFIRLLNDEFGATAIFTAEESQPGLMQDDVKTVAASDAVQFNTHGVLRLWRENVGGDYHRFVEVVKMRGVDHDTRVHEVSFTHEGIRVSPRLRTHPGEFVPSDHMSTGIPGLDHLMGGGIVTGGTLLLEHDGRASPHSILTNLMTQAVEEGMALTIVPPVELPPKRLRSIIDERIGDMETMLADDRLFLVDFANIWENTKRNVFKPQEHDTDNPASVFRTIDDRRGDQPMFSALNVEAQLPVLDEDELKQIRFWEEENLFREDDTSMYLFNPATLDDGLAAFYENGAWQTLKTWLTDNGLQYIELQKSPSGYMGSTRLVEYVEDEPYMRVQQPPGAGSTVATMDGDGGDL from the coding sequence ATGCCAGTCGCCACCGGCAGTGAGACCCTGGACAGCATCCTCGACGGCGGACTCCCGGCGGAGCGAACGGTCCTGGTCACGGGCGGCCCGGGAACCGGGAAGTCCACCCTCGCGATGCAGTTCCTGCAGGCGGGCCTCGACGCGGGCGAGGACTGCCTGTTCATCAGTACCGAACAGACCTTCGCGGAGCTGACCGACGCCTTCGCCGACTTCGCGTTCGACCTCGACCACGAGAACCTCACCGTCACCTCCGTCCACGCCACTCCCGGGGAGACGGTCGAGGGGGACGAGGGGCGCGAACTCACGCTGGAGACCCTGGAAGGCGGGCAGATGCTCGGCGGCGACTACTCGGCCCCCTTCGAGTCGAAGTACATCACCCGCTACCTCGAACGGTTCGCGCCGGCCGACCGCGTGGTGCTCGACTCCGTCTCGGGGCTGTCGGCCATCGGCGAGGACCAGGACGTGTTCCGGCGCACGCTGCTTGACTTCATCCGCCTGCTCAACGACGAGTTCGGCGCGACGGCGATCTTCACCGCCGAGGAGTCACAGCCGGGACTGATGCAGGACGACGTCAAGACGGTCGCGGCCAGCGACGCCGTCCAGTTCAACACCCACGGCGTCCTGCGGCTCTGGCGGGAGAACGTCGGCGGCGACTACCACCGCTTCGTCGAGGTCGTGAAGATGCGTGGGGTCGACCACGACACGCGCGTCCACGAGGTGTCGTTCACCCACGAGGGCATCCGCGTCTCGCCGCGCCTGCGGACCCACCCCGGGGAGTTCGTCCCCTCCGATCACATGTCGACGGGCATCCCCGGCCTGGACCACCTGATGGGTGGCGGGATCGTCACGGGCGGGACGCTCCTGCTGGAACACGACGGACGGGCCAGCCCCCACTCGATCCTGACGAACCTGATGACACAGGCCGTCGAGGAGGGGATGGCACTGACCATCGTGCCGCCGGTGGAACTCCCGCCCAAGCGCCTGCGGAGCATCATCGACGAGCGCATCGGAGACATGGAGACGATGCTGGCCGACGACCGGCTGTTCCTCGTCGACTTCGCCAACATCTGGGAGAACACCAAGCGGAACGTGTTCAAGCCACAGGAACACGACACCGACAACCCCGCGTCGGTGTTCCGGACGATCGACGACCGGCGCGGCGACCAGCCGATGTTCTCGGCGCTGAACGTCGAGGCACAGCTGCCGGTCCTCGACGAGGACGAACTCAAGCAGATCCGCTTCTGGGAGGAGGAGAACCTCTTCAGGGAGGACGACACGTCGATGTACCTGTTCAATCCGGCGACGCTGGACGACGGGCTGGCGGCGTTCTACGAGAACGGGGCGTGGCAGACCCTGAAGACGTGGCTGACCGACAACGGCCTCCAGTACATCGAACTCCAGAAGTCCCCGAGCGGCTACATGGGATCGACCCGGCTCGTCGAGTACGTCGAGGACGAGCCGTATATGCGGGTCCAGCAGCCCCCGGGTGCCGGGTCGACCGTCGCGACGATGGACGGCGACGGAGGGGACCTGTAG
- a CDS encoding DUF7504 family protein — protein sequence MDARFQPGTNVLVTAPSLSSEKRTTCHDLLDAGPAGSLDVLRVTYSGRPAELVAEWRERHGSLPGRMGIVVVGDQAGMASDGETDLPESVFVTTANPNDITGLGMRLNNYLSDRESDRQLVACFDSLTELLQFADIQSAFKFLHMFAGQLREVDAVGHFHIDPAAHDRQTLSRLKPLFDDAVDCT from the coding sequence ATGGACGCCCGCTTTCAGCCGGGGACGAACGTCCTCGTGACAGCGCCGTCGCTCAGCAGCGAGAAGCGCACGACCTGTCACGACCTGCTCGACGCGGGACCGGCGGGATCGCTGGACGTGCTCAGGGTGACGTACTCGGGCAGGCCCGCCGAACTCGTCGCGGAGTGGCGCGAGCGCCACGGGTCGCTCCCGGGGCGGATGGGGATCGTCGTCGTCGGCGACCAGGCCGGGATGGCCAGCGACGGGGAGACCGACCTGCCCGAGTCGGTGTTCGTCACGACCGCGAACCCGAACGACATCACGGGGCTCGGGATGCGGCTGAACAACTACCTCAGCGACCGGGAGAGCGACCGACAGCTCGTGGCCTGTTTCGACTCGCTGACCGAACTGCTGCAGTTCGCCGACATCCAGTCGGCGTTCAAGTTCCTCCACATGTTCGCCGGACAGTTGCGCGAGGTGGACGCCGTCGGGCACTTCCACATCGACCCGGCGGCCCACGACCGGCAGACGCTCAGCCGGCTGAAGCCGTTGTTCGACGACGCCGTCGACTGCACCTGA
- the cofG gene encoding 7,8-didemethyl-8-hydroxy-5-deazariboflavin synthase subunit CofG — MIPGADEYGVDVDVRADDIERLLSVTPADVDAADELSFCRNVFVPLTTACRYTCTYCTYYDPPGQADLMTPEEVRETCRRGADAGCTEALFTFGDDPDDRYTEIHDRLAELGHDSIHEYLREACEIALDEGLLPHANPGDQTREQMATVADLNASMGVMLETTADVRAHGGPRAKSAGQRLATIRTAGELGVPFTTGVLVGIGEDWPDRAESLLAIRELHERYGHVQEVIVQPVVENERWDRGSPDLATMRRATAMARAALPDEVSVQVPPNLAPAREVTDCGVDDLGGVSPVTVDHINPEYEWPALRELRAVADSAGVPLRERLPVYERFVDAGRLPERIAAAIDADDDAGRRFRSVLADGENPADA, encoded by the coding sequence GTGATCCCCGGGGCCGACGAGTACGGCGTCGACGTCGACGTCCGCGCGGACGACATCGAGCGCCTGCTGTCCGTGACGCCGGCCGACGTCGACGCGGCCGACGAACTCTCCTTCTGCCGGAACGTGTTCGTCCCGCTGACGACCGCCTGCCGGTACACCTGCACCTACTGCACCTACTACGACCCGCCGGGACAGGCCGACCTGATGACGCCCGAGGAGGTCCGCGAGACCTGCCGCCGGGGGGCCGACGCCGGCTGTACGGAGGCGCTGTTCACCTTCGGCGACGACCCCGACGACCGCTACACCGAGATCCACGACCGGCTGGCCGAGTTGGGCCACGACTCCATCCACGAGTACCTCCGCGAGGCCTGCGAGATCGCGCTGGACGAGGGACTCCTGCCACACGCCAATCCCGGCGACCAGACCCGCGAGCAGATGGCCACCGTCGCCGACCTGAACGCCTCGATGGGCGTGATGCTGGAGACCACGGCCGACGTGCGGGCCCACGGCGGCCCCCGGGCGAAGTCGGCGGGCCAGCGGCTCGCCACCATCCGAACCGCCGGCGAACTGGGCGTCCCGTTCACGACGGGCGTCCTCGTCGGGATCGGCGAGGACTGGCCCGACCGGGCCGAGAGCCTGCTGGCCATCCGCGAGCTCCACGAGCGGTACGGCCACGTCCAGGAGGTGATCGTCCAGCCGGTCGTCGAGAACGAGCGCTGGGACCGCGGCTCGCCCGACCTGGCGACGATGCGCCGCGCGACGGCGATGGCCCGCGCGGCCCTGCCCGACGAGGTGTCGGTCCAGGTGCCGCCGAACCTCGCGCCCGCCCGGGAGGTGACCGACTGCGGCGTCGACGACCTGGGCGGGGTCTCTCCGGTGACCGTCGACCACATCAACCCCGAGTACGAGTGGCCCGCGCTGCGGGAACTCCGGGCCGTCGCCGACAGCGCGGGCGTGCCCCTGCGTGAGCGGCTGCCGGTGTACGAGCGGTTCGTCGACGCGGGACGGCTCCCCGAGCGGATCGCCGCGGCCATCGACGCGGACGACGACGCCGGCCGGCGGTTCCGGTCGGTGTTGGCCGACGGCGAGAACCCCGCCGACGCGTGA
- the cofH gene encoding 7,8-didemethyl-8-hydroxy-5-deazariboflavin synthase subunit CofH produces MADAPDAVPDGEFDFAHRAVSDQSFENALAKARAGDRLTVDDGVELITTGTDTSGIDPARKEQVLEAADRRRAEVVGDEVTFVANLNNNVTTACNTGCLFCNFKDRSEQFRSEYQEAHDGFTKTPAESREIVRDAVDRGIYEVCSVSGLHPAFALDDEHREVLETSDRGDLNYRPPAEYDTDPGTYCEQIRAMAVGGVHVHSMTPEEAYHARRGTDWSYEEVFGRLADAGLDSVPGTAAEILVDEVREVICPGKIGTDEWIAAMEAAAAVGLDTTATIMYGHVENARHRVEHLRRVRELQDRTGAITEFVPLSFVHEATPLYERGMVSGGASADEDELMIAVSRLFLDNVTHIQSSWVKYGDAQGLKMLTCGADDFMGTILSEEITKRAGGDYGEFRSVREYADMISAVGRTPVERSTDYERRRTVDPDADVLGPRLGPKADGTPLVERER; encoded by the coding sequence ATGGCGGACGCACCCGACGCCGTCCCCGACGGCGAGTTCGACTTCGCCCACCGCGCCGTCAGCGACCAGTCCTTCGAGAACGCGCTGGCGAAGGCTCGGGCCGGGGACCGTCTCACCGTCGACGACGGCGTCGAACTCATCACCACCGGGACCGACACCTCGGGGATCGACCCCGCCCGCAAGGAGCAGGTGCTGGAGGCCGCGGACCGCCGGCGGGCCGAGGTGGTCGGCGACGAGGTCACGTTCGTCGCCAACCTCAACAACAACGTGACGACGGCCTGCAACACCGGCTGTCTGTTCTGTAACTTCAAGGACCGCTCCGAGCAGTTCCGGTCGGAGTACCAGGAGGCCCACGACGGGTTCACGAAGACGCCCGCCGAGTCCCGCGAGATCGTCCGGGACGCCGTCGACCGGGGCATCTACGAGGTGTGTTCGGTGTCGGGCCTGCACCCGGCGTTCGCGCTGGACGACGAGCACCGCGAGGTCCTCGAGACGAGCGACCGGGGCGACCTGAACTACCGGCCGCCGGCGGAGTACGACACGGACCCGGGCACCTACTGCGAGCAGATCCGGGCGATGGCCGTCGGCGGCGTCCACGTCCACTCGATGACCCCCGAGGAGGCCTACCACGCCCGCCGTGGCACCGACTGGAGCTACGAGGAGGTGTTCGGACGACTCGCCGACGCGGGCCTGGACAGCGTCCCCGGCACCGCGGCGGAGATCCTGGTCGACGAGGTCCGGGAGGTCATCTGTCCCGGGAAGATCGGGACCGACGAGTGGATCGCCGCGATGGAGGCGGCCGCCGCCGTCGGCCTCGACACGACGGCGACGATCATGTACGGTCACGTCGAGAACGCCCGCCACCGGGTCGAACACCTCCGGCGGGTCCGCGAGCTCCAGGACCGGACCGGGGCGATCACGGAGTTCGTCCCGCTGTCGTTCGTCCACGAGGCGACGCCGCTGTACGAGCGCGGGATGGTCTCGGGGGGAGCCAGCGCCGACGAGGACGAGCTGATGATCGCCGTCTCCCGGCTGTTCCTCGACAACGTCACGCACATCCAGTCCTCGTGGGTGAAGTACGGCGACGCGCAGGGGCTGAAGATGCTGACCTGCGGGGCCGACGACTTCATGGGGACGATCCTCTCCGAGGAGATCACCAAACGGGCCGGCGGCGACTACGGCGAGTTCCGTTCCGTCAGGGAGTACGCGGACATGATCTCGGCCGTCGGCCGCACGCCGGTCGAGCGGTCGACGGACTACGAGCGGCGTCGCACCGTCGACCCCGACGCCGACGTGCTGGGGCCGCGGCTCGGACCGAAGGCCGACGGGACGCCACTGGTCGAGCGGGAGCGGTGA
- a CDS encoding sodium:calcium antiporter, producing MAANLLVEGVVIVAATAAIWKGSDWLEASSERLATHYGLPQVVQGAVVVAVGSSFPELASVVVAALGGSLALGVGAIVGSAIFNVLVIPAVAGIATDEHVESNRTLVYKEAQFYMLAVSVLLVTFALAVIYYPGDATLTGTVTRPLAFVPLALYGLYVFIQYQDTTDHRPADDPDEIAVGRQWALLVAALAVILVAVERLVHALRLFGEAFAVPEFLLGVTVLAAATSLPDTLVSVRAARADRAVASLANVLGSNTFDLLVAVPVGVLIAGPELVDFAMAVPMFAVLTGATVLLFTVLRTDLELSDREAYLLVATYVGFLAWVVAETAGVVTGVLPSA from the coding sequence ATGGCCGCGAACCTGTTGGTCGAGGGGGTCGTGATCGTCGCCGCGACCGCCGCCATCTGGAAGGGCAGCGACTGGCTGGAGGCGTCGAGCGAGCGGCTGGCGACCCACTACGGCCTCCCGCAGGTGGTACAGGGGGCCGTCGTCGTCGCCGTCGGGTCGAGCTTCCCGGAGCTGGCCAGCGTCGTCGTCGCGGCGCTTGGGGGGTCGCTCGCGCTCGGGGTCGGTGCCATCGTCGGGTCGGCCATCTTCAACGTCCTCGTCATCCCGGCGGTGGCCGGCATCGCGACCGACGAGCACGTCGAGTCCAACCGGACGCTGGTGTACAAGGAGGCCCAGTTCTACATGCTCGCGGTCTCGGTCCTGCTCGTGACGTTCGCGCTGGCGGTCATCTACTACCCCGGCGACGCGACGCTGACGGGGACCGTGACGCGGCCGCTGGCGTTCGTCCCGCTGGCGCTGTACGGGCTCTACGTCTTCATCCAGTACCAGGACACGACCGACCACCGACCGGCCGACGATCCCGACGAGATCGCCGTCGGCCGGCAGTGGGCCCTCCTCGTGGCCGCGCTGGCCGTCATCCTGGTGGCCGTCGAGCGGCTGGTCCACGCGCTCCGGCTGTTCGGCGAGGCCTTCGCAGTCCCGGAGTTCCTGCTGGGCGTGACCGTCCTCGCGGCGGCGACCAGCCTCCCGGACACGCTGGTCAGCGTCCGCGCGGCCCGGGCCGACCGGGCCGTGGCCTCGCTGGCGAACGTCCTCGGCTCGAACACGTTCGACCTGCTCGTGGCGGTGCCGGTTGGCGTGCTCATCGCCGGCCCCGAGCTCGTCGACTTCGCGATGGCCGTCCCGATGTTCGCCGTGCTCACGGGCGCGACGGTCCTGCTCTTTACCGTCCTGCGGACCGACCTCGAACTGAGCGACCGGGAGGCGTACCTGCTGGTCGCGACCTACGTCGGTTTCCTCGCGTGGGTCGTCGCCGAGACCGCCGGGGTCGTGACCGGTGTCCTCCCGTCGGCCTGA